The following proteins come from a genomic window of Metarhizium brunneum chromosome 2, complete sequence:
- the SIP5 gene encoding Protein SIP5, with translation MGNSNTKESRPDHHDGSSDPRESGRSRNRMSRGDLGGFLSLQPPRDRGRDRQDAPFEHRETRQEREARRLEKERLTRAKDRERSTREEHVDGGYLVTMGTYTGTEDFSKPVVRQLQIERKLAPFWRGLSDWSDNWAEHQLVAAARGLPVPAADAPPDPDLIPRPSPPQPEGANTHSLQNLTVPMGPRTLSAASDRSGSGAGSAIHSPTTAAPPKTSSIKPRAKALAAALSVGSRNASSTDLSPKEVPLPHDPFVNGQPIEVYLYKDASECPICFLSYPPYLNRTRCCDQPICSECFVQIKRADPHLPEHHPNGETRDPNEEPNPEDPPEMLISEPSACPYCQQPEFGVTYEPPSFRRGLAYSTYASNVASSTAMSSQSSLNSTLSPSSPLHVSRRRTHSLSATAPNVITTDRVRPDWATKLASARAHQARRAAAATALHTAAFLVGAQESRSILRPGRFGRRSTGTSTPGNEQTHNNPGEAEADPDERASSRNADGSRRTRMEELEDMMFMEAVRLSLASEEERKRKEEKALRKEAKKRQQAEKKAQKKANKDPYGGNISGASGSSLSLGLGRRRGNSGASALRVEATSQGASQNTKGEEESSTAEPETTGELPGKGKAVDRGPEDATAPGSFAAASLPIPPSRSRGGSHLRQMSNASSLGSSLVDTPSGSYTGPGFTGADGTGSRSEGDRDTGSEPMFNFRSLAELVGVNIDDGSAHRDEGEASSGHPKDATSRPLSHVKEEEKEGAEAEHVEKMCAEKAGQEEKRSLPALSSESTAVETIGGSELSPKVTITPGTPMPDDNVHSSEAKQLHHPSVRVQPSEAMH, from the exons ATGGGCAATTCAAACACAAAGGAGTCCCGTCCGGACCACCACGACGGCTCCTCTGACCCTCGCGAGTCTGGAAGGTCGCGCAATCGCATGAGCAGAGGGGACCTGGGTGGATTTCTTAGTTTACAGCCACCTCGGGACCGTGGTCGAGATCGTCAGGATGCTCCATTCGAGCATCGTGAAACGAGACAAGAGCGCGAGGCTCGCCGACTAGAGAAGGAGCGTCTGACCAGAGCCAAGGATCGAGAGCGAAGCACCCGGGAGGAACATGTAGATGGAGGATATCTCGTGACAATGGGAACGTATACCGGCACCGAGGACTTCAGCAAGCCCGTGGTTCGACAGCTTCAG ATCGAAAGGAAATTGGCCCCTTTCTGGCGCGGTCTGAGTGACTGGTCCGATAATTGGGCAGAACATCAACTTGTAGCAGCTGCTCGGGGCCTGCCAGTCCCGGCCGCCGATGCGCCTCCCGACCCTGATCTAATTCCTCGCCCTTCACCACCTCAACCTGAAGGGGCGAACACTCACAGCTTGCAGAATCTAACCGTTCCAATGGGTCCTAGAACTCTATCTGCCGCCTCAGATCGTAGTGGCTCTGGGGCCGGCTCTGCTATTCATTCTCCAACGACAGCAGCACCTCCCAAAACATCGTCAATCAAGCCGAGGGCCAAGGCACTCGCAGCAGCTCTCAGTGTGGGCTCCAGAAATGCTTCATCTACTGACTTGTCCCCAAAGGAGGTGCCTCTACCCCATGACCCATTTGTTAATGGACAGCCAATCGAGGTGTACCTGTACAAGGACGCGTCAGAATGTCCCATTTGCTTTCTGTCCTACCCCCCCTATTTGAATCGCACACGATGCTGTGATCAGCCTATCTGCAGCGAGTGCTTTGTGCAAATAAAGCGAGCTGATCCTCATCTGCCTGAGCATCATCCGAATGGCGAAACCAGGGATCCGAATGAGGAGCCCAATCCGGAAGACCCGCCCGAGATGCTGATATCTGAACCATCAGCATGTCCCTACTGCCAACAGCCTGAATTTGGCGTTACATACGAGCCCCCGTCTTTCCGAAGAGGTTTGGCTTATTCAACCTACGCATCTAATGTCGCTTCGTCAACCGCAATGTCCTCGCAGAGCTCTCTCAACTCGACGCTTTCTCCATCAAGCCCGCTACATGTCTCGAGGCGGCGAACACATAGCTTGTCAGCAACCGCCCCTAATGTCATCACAACTGATCGAGTGCGTCCGGACTGGGCGACAAAGCTGGCCTCTGCTCGTGCTCATCAGGCACGCCGggccgcagcagccacggCCCTGCACACTGCCGCGTTCTTGGTCGGAGCCCAGGAAAGTAGATCCATTCTCCGTCCCGGCAGGTTTGGACGAAGGAGTACTGGGACAAGTACTCCTGGAAACGAACAAACGCACAACAACCCCGGCGAAGCGGAGGCTGACCCCGACGAAAGGGCATCTAGTCGGAATGCCGACGGTAGCCGTCGGACTCGAATGGAGGAACTCGAAGATATGATGTTCATGGAGGCTGTTCGGCTGTCCCTTGCGTCAGAAGAGGAACGGAaacgaaaagaagagaaggccCTACGTAAGGAAGCCAAGAAACGACAGCAagcggagaagaaggctcAGAAGAAGGCAAACAAAGACCCTTATGGAGGGAACATTAGCGGTGCCAGCGGAAGTAGTCTTTCCCTGGGCCTTGGCCGAAGGCGTGGCAATAGTGGAGCCAGTGCCTTGAGAGTTGAGGCTACCTCGCAGGGAGCTTCGCAGAACAcaaagggggaggaggaatcGTCAACTGCCGAACCCGAAACCACGGGCGAGCTTCCGGGGAAGGGCAAAGCCGTGGATCGTGGACCAGAGGATGCTACGGCACCGGGAAGTTTTGCTGCCGCCTCGCTTCCCATTCCCCCTAGCCGTTCTCGTGGTGGCTCACATTTGCGACAGATGAGCAATGCCTCCTCACTTGGATCATCGCTCGTCGACACGCCCTCTGGAAGCTACACCGGACCAGGATTTACTGGAGCTGATGGTACGGGTTCGCGATCTGAAGGCGATCGAGACACCGGCAGTGAACCCATGTTCAACTTTCGCAGCCTGGCTGAACTGGTAGGAGTGAACATTGATGACGGATCTGCACACCGGGATGAAGGAGAGGCTTCATCAGGCCACCCCAAGGACGCAACAAGTCGTCCCTTGTCACACGtaaaagaggaagaaaaggaagggGCAGAAGCTGAGCACGTGGAGAAAATGTGCGCTGAGAAAGCTGgtcaagaagaaaagagatCACTACCCGCGTTGAGTAGTGAATCAACGGCTGTCGAAACTATCGGCGGCAGCGAGCTGTCCCCAAAGGTCACTATAACCCCCGGCACTCCTATGCCAGATGACAATGTCCACAGTTCAGAAGCTAAGCAGCTGCATCACCCAAGTGTGCGTGTGCAACCGTCCGAAGCCATGCATTGA